The sequence CGGCCGCTGGATTTCCAGCGATGAGATCAGTGAATCCACCGGCGTGCACCGCCCATACCTGGTGCGCATTCTGGCCGCCCTGACGGCCAAGGGCGTCGTAAAGAGCAAGAAAGGCATCGGCGGCGGCTACGCCCTGGCGCGCAAGCCCCACCTGATCAGCCTGTGTGAGGTCGTCCGCTCGATCGACGGGCCGGTGGCGCCGCTCTCGTGCATCAGCCTGAACTGGCATGACGCCTGCGAGGAGGAGGATCGCTGCCACGCCCGCGCCACCGTCTACACCCGCATGCGCGACGCCATGCTCGGCGTGTTGCAGGAATTCAGCGTGCAGGATCTGGTGACCGACGCGAAGCAGGGAGTGTCATACGGTCACTGCCTGACTCACCTGCTCAAACCCAACGCCTGACGGCCGGATCTCACTTCAGGTAGGGCTGGAAGCGGGCCAGGTCGCCCGTGTCGGGATCCGCTGAGGATCGCACGACGCGGTTCCCGCCGAACACCAGCAGCAGCCGCGAACCTGCCGCGCCCGAGGCGTTCAGGGTGCCCTGCTGCGCGCGGTACGGGCCGGTCAGAACCGCCTGCATGGTCGCCGGATCGAAGACCAGCGTGCTGCCCGCCAGGCCTGGCGCGGCGGCCTTCACGCTGCCCGACGCGACCACGAACCCGGTCTTGACATCCACTGTGATCTGCCTGGCGCTCAGGCCCCGGAGGCGGGCGTCCGAGTACGTCACGTCCCCGGTGGCGGTGACCGTGCCCGCCGCGAGGTCGTAGCGCACCTGCGCGGCCCGGAGGGTGCCGCCCTGTCTGGTGGTGAGGGTCGCCCCGGTCGCGATCAGGTACGCGCCGGGCTTGAACTGCATGCGCCCCGCGTCCAGCGTCAACTGCCCCCGGCTGTCGGTGGCCTTTCCGCCCTGCGGCAGTTCGGTCAGGCCCGTTTCGAGGTTCAGGGACTGGGGGCCGCGCGGCGTAATGGTCAGGCCGCCGAAACTGACGGCGCACGCGGCCCCCAGGAACAGCGCGGCCACGGCGGCGGCACGGATGGACGAAAGCACTCTCATGAGGTCACCGTAGCGCCCGCACCGGAGCGCCCTGTGAGGACGTCGGTCAGACCCGGTTCAGACAGGCGGCGCCGATGCCCTCATGCCCTCCCATCCGCAGATCACGCCGGGCAGGTACACTCCGCGCAGTGAACGGCTTTTCCCTCCCCCGCACCAAAGGGGCGTCCGGACGACTTCCACGCCCCAGGCTCCTGCCGGCCCTGCTGCTCACCGCGCTGTGCACGCTGCCCCACGCCGCCCACGCCGCCCCGCGCATCGGCACCCACGACACCTACACCCGGCTGGTCTTCGACCTCCCCAAGACCAGTGCCCTCGATGTCAACGTCACCGCCCAGAGCATCACCGTGAAACTGGGCGTCAAGCTCAAGTCCGAACAGGGCGCGCTCAAATCCCCTGGCGTCACCGCGTATGCCGTCTCTGGAGGCACAGTCACCGTGACCCTCGCCAGCGGGTACGGACACGCCAAGGCCAGCGTGCTCCCCGCCCCGGCCGGCCAGGGCGCGCGGCTCGTAATCGACGTGCTCAAGGGCGCGACCGTGGGTTCCGTGCCGGTCACTCCGCCCCGCACGCCGAGCGCCGTGACCCGCCCCGCCAGCACGTCCTCGCTGCGCCGCCCCAGGGTGGTGCTGGATGCCGGGCACGGCGGCATCGACCCCGGCATGTCCAGCGCATGGGTCGTGGAGAAGGACGTGACCCTGGACGTCGCCCTGCGCACCCGCGCCGAACTCGTGCGGCACGGGGTGGATGTCACTATGGTGCGTTCCACCGACACGCAGCTCAGCACCGTCAAGCGCACGGATCTCGACGCCCGCTCGCGCCTCGCCACCTCCGGCACCGTGAGTGCGTACGTCAGCATTCACGTGAACTCCGGCGGGGCGGCCGCGCAGGGCATCGAAACGTACTACTTCGGACAGCCGCTGGGAGGCAGCAACCGCAGCCTGGCCGTCGAGGAAAACGGTGGCGGCAGCACCGGCGAGGAACTCACCCGGCAGGCGGCCAGCAGTGCCCAAAGCGCCCTGGGCGACATCCTCTCGCAGGCGAAACTGTCGTTCAGCCGCGACCTGGCCCGCCGCGTGCAGATCAGCCTGGTGGCCGCCACCGGCGCCGTGAACCGGGGCGTGCTCACCGACGCCTTCTATGTGATCAAGAACCCCACCACGCCCGCCGTGCTGGTCGAGGTCGGCTACGGCTCCAACCCCAGCGAGGGGCAGAAACTGGCCACCGCCGCCTACCGCGACCGCCTCGCGCAGGGGCTCGCCCGGGCCATCCTGGACTTCCTGCACACCGACTGACGGGGAGCACACCCGTCTCCAGCCGGGGGACACGTTGAGGCCGATGTGCGGGGGGATCGCACGGCCCGGCGGCAGCGCACCCCGGTCCACGCTCAGCACCCTGACCAGCCCCGTTCACCCACGGGCCACCTTCGATGTCAGACTGGGCACGACCCATGACCCTGCCCCCGTCCCAAGACCCCGGCCTCGCTGCCACCGACCTGCAGGCCATCCTCGACAGCAGTTCGGACTGCATCAAGGTGCTCGACCTGGACGCCCACCTGCTGTCCATGAACGCCGGTGGGATGGCCGTCATGGAGATCGAGGATTTCAGCGTCTGCGAGCACGCGCTGTGGCCCACCTTCTGGGAGGGCGTCGCCCGCGAACAGGTGGAGCACGCGCTGGAGGCCGCCCGTGCCGGGCACACCACGACCTTCGAGGGCCCGGCGCAGACCTTTGCCGGGACGCCGAAGTGGTGGGAGGTGCGGGTCTCTCCGCTGCGCGATCCGGACGGCGGGATCACCCGCCTGCTGGCCATCTCACGGGACATCACCGCGCGCAAGGTGGCCGAACAGCAGTTGCAGGAGATCCAGCAGCTGCTGAGTGACCGGGCCCAGACGCTCGAAGTGCGGGTCAGTCAACAGGAACGGGCGCTGGACGCTTTCGTGCGCTTCACGACCCAGGTGGCCAGCATCACGGACCTCGAGGAACTCGCCATGGCCGCCGGCGACATCATCAAGGACGCCGTGGGGGGAGCCACCAGCGGCCTGTACCTGATTCGTGGACAGACCGCGTTCCCGCTGGCGTTCTCCCGGAACACCCCGCCTGCCGTCCGGGTCGCCCGGCAGACGGGGGTGCCGCTCAGCATGCCCCTGGCGGCGGAGGCTGTGCAGGCGCGCCGGACGGTCTTCGCTCAGGGTGAGGACGGCCGGGTGCAGTCGGTGGGGTATGCCAGTGCCCTGAGCATCACGCCGTATTTCAGCGGTCAGCGACCGTACGCCCTGTTCGCGGCCGGAACGGGCCGGCCCGAGTGGACGGCCCAGGAACAGGCGATCATCGAATCGGTCGGGCGCGGCCTGGGCCTGGCCCTGGAGCGGGCCGAGCAGACCCGGCAACTCCAGGAGCGCACCGCCAGCCTGGACGCCTTCGTGGCCTTCACGGAAGCGGCGGGGGTCGCCGTGGACGGCCTGGTGCTGGCCCGACAGGCGGAACTGGTGCTCCGCGCCACCCTGGATCAGGTCAGCGTGGCGGTGTATGAACTCGAAGACGGCCTGTGGAAAGCCCGGATCTGGTCCGGAGACATCCAGCCGGAGGTGATCGCCGCCATCCAGCAGGGCATTCCTCAGGATGCCCCGAACTTCGCCGAGGCGGCGCAGTCCGGCACCGGGGTCTTCGTGGACGGCTGGAAGGCCGAGGATGACCTCGCACCGAGCGCCTCGAACTATGGAGCGGTGGCCATCATCCCCACACAGGGGGGGCCGACGCCACAACTGTTCACCGTGGGCACCCTGGCAGCCCGTGCCTGGACGCCCCGCGAGCAGGCCATCATCCGGGCCGTCGGCGGCGCCCTGACCCTGGCCCTGAAACGCACCGAGCTGGCCCGGCAACTCCTCCTCCAGCGCGACGCCCTGGATCGCCGCACCCAGGAACTGATGGCGGCCAACGAAGAACTCGAGGCCTTCACCTACTCCGCCTCACACGACCTGCGCACTCCGGTGCGGCATGTCATGGGATTCGCGGATCTGGCACGGCGCGCCCTGGATCAGCAGCAGCCCGAGAAGGTCGTACGCAGCCTGGGCATCATCCAGCAGGGAGCCGCGCGCATGGAGCAGCTCATCGACGGCATGCTGATGCTGTCCCGTGCCGGCCGGCAGGACTACCACCCCCGGATGGTCGCTCTGGAACCGCTGCTCACGCAGGCCCAGCGGGACGCCGAGCTGGACTTCCCGGCGCAGACCATCGAGGTGACCCTGCCCACGCCGGTCATGGTGTGGGGCGACGCGACCCTGCTCCAGCAGGTGATGACCAACCTGATCAACAACGCGGTGAAGTACTCCAGCGGGCGGGACGTCTCGGAGGTCACGGTGCACGTCAGCGACACCGACGCGGAATGGGTGATCACCGTTCAGGACAATGGCGTGGGATTCGATCCGCGCTACGCCGGGAAGCTCTTCGGGATCTTCCAGCGGCTGCACACCCACGACGCCTTTCCGGGCATCGGGGTGGGACTGGCGACCGTACGGCGGATCGTGCTCAAGCACGGCGGCCGGGTCTTCGCCGACAGCGTGGATGGCCAGGGAGCCACGTTCGGCGTGGCCCTGCCCAAACCGCCGGAAGCGTGACGAACTCGGGACACTGAACGTCCGGCGGCTGTGGTGCAAAAAATACCCCGTCTGGGACGGGGTCTATCTGGTGGATCGTGTAGGAATCGAACCTACAACCCGCTGATTAAGAGTCAGCTGCTCTGCCAATTGAGCTAACGATCCGGTCTGCTGGGGCGCCGGCGGTGACCGGGCGGAGTGGAGTATAGGCAGGGCCCGGCGGCACTGTCAAGCGCGGGCCCTCCCAGCGGTCGTCAGTCGGGCAGGGCGGCGTTCAGCGCGGCGGCGGCCACGCCCAGGCCCAGTCCGTACGCGAGGTGAGCGCCCAGCCGGTTGGCATGCGTGCGGAGCTCGGCGCCGCGAGGGCCGTCCTGGAGGCCCAGCAGGGGGGTGATGGTTTCATCCAGCACCAGCCACAGCCCAGTGCCGAACAGCAGGCCGGTCAGCGGCCCCTGCCGGCGTGCGGCGAGCGCGCCATAGGCGGCGCCGCCTACAACTCCGGTGCCCCAGTGCACGGCCTCGCTTAGCGCGGTGCGGGTGCCCTTCTGCGGCATCTGGTGGTTGATGAGCTGGTAGAGGTGGCGGCCGAGGGCGGCGGTGGAACTCTCGCCGGGCACATGCTCCTGACCCAGTGGGCTGATCACATCCTGGTCGGGCTTGGGCGGTGCGGATGCTTCCTGCCCGCCCGTGATCAGTGGAGCGATGCGGGTCGACCACTGGCCCATCAGGAGGGTGCCGGCGGTTCCGGCCAGCAGGCCGATCACAGCGTCGCGGTAGGCGGGCGAGGACACGGGCTCGGGGTGCAGCAGGGCGCGGGCAGCGGACAGCAGGGAGGGCATACCTCACCCTAGGCCAGGGCACGGCGGAACAGCATTACGAGTCGCTTGACCTGCGGCTCAGCTCGGCGCGTACC comes from Deinococcus sp. KSM4-11 and encodes:
- a CDS encoding RrF2 family transcriptional regulator gives rise to the protein MRLSATDVYAFQALGFLGSQDLGRWISSDEISESTGVHRPYLVRILAALTAKGVVKSKKGIGGGYALARKPHLISLCEVVRSIDGPVAPLSCISLNWHDACEEEDRCHARATVYTRMRDAMLGVLQEFSVQDLVTDAKQGVSYGHCLTHLLKPNA
- a CDS encoding N-acetylmuramoyl-L-alanine amidase, producing the protein MNGFSLPRTKGASGRLPRPRLLPALLLTALCTLPHAAHAAPRIGTHDTYTRLVFDLPKTSALDVNVTAQSITVKLGVKLKSEQGALKSPGVTAYAVSGGTVTVTLASGYGHAKASVLPAPAGQGARLVIDVLKGATVGSVPVTPPRTPSAVTRPASTSSLRRPRVVLDAGHGGIDPGMSSAWVVEKDVTLDVALRTRAELVRHGVDVTMVRSTDTQLSTVKRTDLDARSRLATSGTVSAYVSIHVNSGGAAAQGIETYYFGQPLGGSNRSLAVEENGGGSTGEELTRQAASSAQSALGDILSQAKLSFSRDLARRVQISLVAATGAVNRGVLTDAFYVIKNPTTPAVLVEVGYGSNPSEGQKLATAAYRDRLAQGLARAILDFLHTD
- a CDS encoding ATP-binding protein — translated: MTLPPSQDPGLAATDLQAILDSSSDCIKVLDLDAHLLSMNAGGMAVMEIEDFSVCEHALWPTFWEGVAREQVEHALEAARAGHTTTFEGPAQTFAGTPKWWEVRVSPLRDPDGGITRLLAISRDITARKVAEQQLQEIQQLLSDRAQTLEVRVSQQERALDAFVRFTTQVASITDLEELAMAAGDIIKDAVGGATSGLYLIRGQTAFPLAFSRNTPPAVRVARQTGVPLSMPLAAEAVQARRTVFAQGEDGRVQSVGYASALSITPYFSGQRPYALFAAGTGRPEWTAQEQAIIESVGRGLGLALERAEQTRQLQERTASLDAFVAFTEAAGVAVDGLVLARQAELVLRATLDQVSVAVYELEDGLWKARIWSGDIQPEVIAAIQQGIPQDAPNFAEAAQSGTGVFVDGWKAEDDLAPSASNYGAVAIIPTQGGPTPQLFTVGTLAARAWTPREQAIIRAVGGALTLALKRTELARQLLLQRDALDRRTQELMAANEELEAFTYSASHDLRTPVRHVMGFADLARRALDQQQPEKVVRSLGIIQQGAARMEQLIDGMLMLSRAGRQDYHPRMVALEPLLTQAQRDAELDFPAQTIEVTLPTPVMVWGDATLLQQVMTNLINNAVKYSSGRDVSEVTVHVSDTDAEWVITVQDNGVGFDPRYAGKLFGIFQRLHTHDAFPGIGVGLATVRRIVLKHGGRVFADSVDGQGATFGVALPKPPEA